A stretch of Brassica napus cultivar Da-Ae chromosome C6, Da-Ae, whole genome shotgun sequence DNA encodes these proteins:
- the LOC111206852 gene encoding uncharacterized protein LOC111206852, translating to MGAMNLRRSLSPLHAECEALIWAMECMKTLQFSDVVFVTDFSQLVKMVSSPEEWPAFATHMEEFCRSKTFFPNFTIRYISRAQNTMADKLARGARSSPSAMLYVDSLPPVWLSEPVAP from the coding sequence ATGGGCGCAATGAACCTTCGACGTAGCCTATCACCTTTACATGCTGAATGTGAAGCtctgatttgggcaatggagtgcatgaagaccctGCAGTTCTCAGATGTAGTATTTGTGACGGATttttctcaattggtgaagatggtgtcctCACCTGAAGAATGGCCGGCGTTCGCTACACACATGGAAGAATTCTGCCGAAGTAAGACTTTCTTCCCCAACTTCACGATCAGATATATCTCAAGGGCACAAAACACAATGGCGGACAAGCTTGCACGTGGTGCGAGGAGTTCTCCTTCAGCTATGCTATATGTCGATTCTTTACCTCCGGTTTGGCTATCTGAACCGGTGGCCCCATAG
- the LOC106454903 gene encoding squamosa promoter-binding-like protein 4: protein MDGKKTQGQGYLKKKASVSYLVEEELENDTDGEEEEKRKGVTDRFKGSSGSNDRGSSRLCQVDRCTADLKEAKQYHRRHKVCEVHAKASSVYLTGVKQRFCQQCSRFHELLEFDEAKKSCRKRLAGHNERRRKSSGESIGEGSGGRRGITAQMIQNQERSRIRVRSVTYPKAQEPPPRLLKFQSHE from the exons ATGGATGGTAAGAAAACACAAGGACAAGGGTATCTGAAAAAGAAGGCTAGTGTGTCTTACCTTGTGGAAGAAGAATTGGAGAATGATACAGAtggagaggaggaagagaagaggaAAGGTGTGACCGATAGGTTTAAAGGATCTAGCGGCAGCAATGATCGTGGCTCATCACGGCTTTGCCAAGTAGATAGATGCACAGCTGATCTGAAAGAAGCTAAACAGTATCACCGGAGGCACAAAGTGTGTGAAGTTCATGCAAAGGCATCTTCTGTCTATCTCACAGGCGTTAAACAACGGTTCTGTCAACAATGCAGCAG GTTCCATGAGCTCCTAGAGTTTGATGAAGCTAAAAAAAGTTGCCGGAAGCGCTTAGCTGGACACAACGAGAGGCGGAGGAAGAGCTCCGGTGAAAGTATTGGAGAAGGGTCAGGTGGTCGAAGAGGAATAACAGCTCAGATGATCCAGAATCAAGAAAGATCAAGG ATTCGAGTAAGGAGTGTGACTTATCCAAAAGCACAGGAGCCACCACCACGGTTACTGAAGTTTCAGAGCCACGAATGA
- the LOC106454904 gene encoding probable membrane-associated kinase regulator 1, with protein sequence MEDDQRTTPNSGEKSPDTSPEMSSSDFEFGSLTPSSPSHSEHSPADHLFLNGRLLPHTFPMTRSASRTTSENTFRSDSTSSRSSVSSSPTSFTPRTSTCSVFKEETNVTCFGSRSEKTRSVKSGTCGMRNMSSSILDLKKPPSNNGKRVYTTTTNRLSYIPTQCKRKKATEIVTAQLYGSYTRRWQHITPVFKREGSVKSNGGGIKVGGRKKKTVRGKKKKKAEERRGSKLMKWWKRVLKAVMLACRECHAMEPQRVVNYDADVKEKITKCS encoded by the coding sequence ATGGAGGACGACCAGAGAACTACCCCAAACTCCGGCGAAAAAAGCCCGGATACATCGCCGGAGATGTCATCCTCCGACTTCGAGTTTGGATCTTTGACTCCTTCTTCCCCTTCCCATTCAGAACATTCTCCCGCCGATCACCTTTTTCTCAACGGCCGTCTATTACCACACACTTTTCCGATGACCCGTTCGGCGTCACGTACGACCAGCGAAAACACATTCCGGAGCGACAGCACGAGCAGCCGGAGTAGTGTTAGCAGTAGCCCGACATCTTTTACTCCAAGAACAAGCACTTGCAGTGTCTTCAAAGAAGAAACTAACGTAACTTGTTTTGGTTCTCGGTCTGAGAAGACTAGGAGCGTAAAGTCAGGGACTTGCGGCATGAGAAACATGTCATCCTCAATATTGGATTTAAAGAAGCCACCATCGAACAATGGTAAAAGAGTATATACTACGACGACGAATAGGCTTTCATATATCCCCACGCAGTGCAAGAGAAAGAAGGCGACGGAGATAGTGACGGCGCAGCTTTACGGGTCGTATACGAGGCGGTGGCAGCATATAACTCCGGTGTTTAAAAGAGAAGGGTCGGTGAAAAGTAACGGAGGAGGGATTAAGGTTGGTGGAAGGAAGAAAAAGACGGTGagggggaagaagaagaagaaggcggaGGAGAGAAGAGGAAGTAAGTTAATGAAGTGGTGGAAGAGGGTTTTAAAGGCGGTGATGTTGGCTTGCAGAGAGTGTCATGCAATGGAGCCTCAACGAGTTGTTAATTATGATGCTGatgtaaaagagaaaataactaAATGTTCATAA